From a region of the Nitrospira sp. genome:
- a CDS encoding LPP20 family lipoprotein: protein MTPSRGSAFRQTLAVFISLCCLISISAGCAWFAGKGKPEWVEGRSSEYPSTQYLTGVGQADSRNSATDQAYAAVARIFKAEVAAQAKDWESYLVVENRGVSNAERRLAIDNVTKVSTDKVLENVSIMDAWYDTNEGIHYALAVMSRSQAESSLMDKVSTLDRAIDADVAEARQTTDKLAKVHALRRAGRNLVLREVYNTDLRVIRVSGRGIPSAYRVNELSGELEQFLATNLVLAVQVSGDHAEPVGRALAEGLVREGFHVTTKTASTETGSAELVVRGTVRLFPIDVHDPYFKYVRWCSDFEIMDPVAQRVVGAVARGGKEGHLTEREATAKTLRVIQQELSSDVARAIASHIFGEGALPETAVMPAGCPREESSVRR from the coding sequence ATGACGCCCAGTCGCGGATCGGCCTTCAGGCAAACCCTGGCGGTCTTCATCAGTCTGTGCTGCCTCATATCCATATCGGCTGGGTGTGCGTGGTTCGCCGGAAAGGGAAAGCCGGAGTGGGTCGAGGGCCGGAGTTCGGAGTATCCATCTACCCAGTACCTGACCGGCGTCGGCCAAGCCGACAGTCGAAACAGCGCAACGGACCAGGCCTATGCGGCCGTCGCCCGCATCTTCAAAGCGGAAGTCGCGGCGCAGGCGAAAGACTGGGAATCCTATTTAGTCGTTGAGAATCGCGGTGTCTCCAACGCCGAACGACGGTTGGCGATCGACAACGTGACGAAAGTCTCGACCGACAAAGTGCTCGAAAACGTGAGCATCATGGATGCGTGGTACGACACGAACGAAGGAATACACTATGCCCTGGCGGTGATGAGCCGTTCCCAGGCTGAGTCATCGTTAATGGACAAGGTCTCGACGCTGGATCGCGCGATCGACGCCGATGTCGCTGAGGCCCGGCAGACAACCGACAAGCTTGCCAAGGTTCACGCCCTTCGGCGGGCCGGTCGCAATTTGGTGCTGCGCGAGGTCTACAACACAGATTTGCGTGTGATTCGCGTGAGTGGACGAGGAATCCCGTCCGCCTATCGGGTCAACGAATTGTCCGGCGAGCTGGAGCAATTTCTTGCCACGAATCTGGTGCTTGCGGTACAAGTGTCGGGTGATCATGCAGAGCCAGTGGGACGGGCACTTGCAGAAGGGCTTGTCCGTGAAGGATTTCACGTGACGACCAAGACGGCAAGCACGGAAACTGGTTCTGCGGAATTGGTCGTTCGAGGCACGGTCCGGCTGTTTCCCATCGATGTCCATGATCCCTACTTCAAGTATGTCCGATGGTGCAGTGATTTCGAGATTATGGATCCGGTGGCGCAGCGGGTCGTCGGGGCAGTGGCACGAGGTGGAAAGGAAGGGCACCTAACGGAGCGCGAAGCGACCGCAAAGACACTCCGTGTTATTCAACAGGAATTGTCGTCGGATGTGGCCAGGGCGATCGCCTCGCATATCTTCGGCGAGGGCGCGTTGCCCGAGACGGCAGTGATGCCGGCCGGTTGCCCACGAGAAGAATCATCGGTGAGGCGGTAA
- a CDS encoding type II toxin-antitoxin system VapC family toxin: MPYYYFDSTALIKRYSMERGTRIVNKLMVKRGKVAIVPTWSVTDFYSILCARAQEGQITRDDCYSVLYKFEIESKQGLYQFIAPKMETYLATKELALEYPFLRSPQVMHLALALELKPLRLTVVSADIQLLAASKTAGLHIINPAED; encoded by the coding sequence ATGCCATACTACTATTTTGACTCAACCGCGCTCATCAAGCGGTACAGCATGGAGCGGGGTACCCGCATCGTGAACAAGCTGATGGTGAAACGAGGAAAAGTGGCGATCGTTCCGACGTGGTCAGTGACGGACTTCTATTCGATCCTGTGTGCGCGGGCGCAGGAGGGGCAGATTACGCGGGATGATTGCTATTCCGTTCTCTACAAGTTCGAGATTGAATCCAAGCAAGGGCTCTACCAGTTCATTGCGCCGAAGATGGAGACCTACTTGGCCACCAAGGAATTGGCCTTGGAGTATCCGTTCCTACGATCGCCTCAGGTCATGCACCTTGCGCTGGCGTTGGAACTGAAACCGTTGAGGTTGACCGTCGTCAGCGCGGATATACAACTGTTGGCCGCGTCCAAGACCGCAGGGTTGCACATTATCAATCCGGCGGAAGACTAG
- a CDS encoding HAD-IIB family hydrolase: protein MSRYLLFTDLDGCLLDGNTYSFDEARPALAALRSQNIPVILVSGKTRAEIEPLRERLDHHDPFIAENGAAVFVPQGTFDFPLERSRRRSSYHVIELGTPYALLRDVLRQIEEAVGTPLRGFGDLSVDEVMAQTGLAREDALRAMLREFDEPFLVNGPPKLIEEICRQIVTRGLCWTRGGRFFHLTGNNDKGRAAEILLRCYKRQGRLHKLPDEVETIGIGDSLNDLPLLLTVDRPVLVQKPDGSYDPDINLPNLIRAPGIGPAGWNHAVLELLRQASDETTRGRSANIRAS, encoded by the coding sequence ATGTCACGCTACCTGCTCTTCACAGACCTGGACGGCTGTCTCCTAGACGGCAACACCTACTCTTTCGACGAAGCACGCCCGGCGCTTGCCGCTCTCCGCTCCCAGAACATTCCGGTCATTCTCGTTTCGGGAAAAACCCGCGCGGAAATCGAACCCCTTCGGGAGCGCCTCGATCACCATGACCCCTTTATCGCCGAAAATGGAGCGGCGGTTTTCGTCCCTCAAGGCACGTTTGACTTCCCATTGGAACGGTCTCGACGCCGCTCTTCGTATCATGTCATCGAACTGGGCACGCCCTACGCTCTCCTGCGTGATGTGCTGAGGCAAATCGAAGAGGCCGTCGGGACGCCGCTGCGAGGATTCGGCGACCTGTCGGTCGACGAAGTCATGGCGCAGACGGGGCTTGCTCGTGAAGATGCGCTGCGAGCCATGCTTCGGGAGTTTGATGAGCCCTTTTTAGTCAACGGGCCTCCCAAGCTGATCGAGGAAATCTGTCGCCAGATCGTGACACGCGGTCTCTGTTGGACGAGAGGCGGGCGCTTCTTTCACTTGACCGGAAACAACGATAAAGGGCGAGCCGCGGAAATTCTTCTCCGCTGTTATAAGCGGCAAGGACGGTTGCACAAGCTGCCGGACGAGGTGGAAACCATCGGTATCGGCGATAGCTTGAACGATCTTCCGCTCCTGCTGACGGTTGATCGCCCGGTATTGGTGCAAAAACCAGACGGTTCGTATGACCCGGACATCAATCTGCCGAACCTCATTCGCGCGCCGGGAATCGGTCCTGCCGGATGGAACCATGCCGTGCTGGAACTTCTACGCCAAGCCTCCGACGAGACAACCCGCGGCCGATCGGCCAATATCAGAGCCTCATGA
- a CDS encoding glycosyl transferase family 2, whose protein sequence is MNNGLIPLTAETESLLETVRSADILVGIPSFNNAGTVGHVVRAVGAGLAKYFSGHRAVLVNSDGGSTDGTAAIVAHTMVDLEPLFISDRQSTLQRIVTPYHGIPGKGSAFRTIFEIARRLKVTACAVVDSDVRSITPEWMELLLHPILKEGYDYVAPYYRRHKYDGTITNSIAYPLTRALYGQEVRQPIGGDFGFTGELAQHYLEKHVWESDVARFGIDIWMTTEAITSGAKVCQSFLGAKIHDPKDPAADLSSMLRQVVGALFALMESHASGWLPITGSRKVPLFGFQYEVGVEPVNVNVERMVDFFHLGLTDLHDIWSRILSEDSLDQLSRLRGVPMRDFRIPDALWAQIIYDAALAHHRHVLPQEHLLKALTPLYLGKTASFVLDTQGLTTAEAEHLIECLCRTFEKQKEYLVTRWLQSHDAREVIGAARARPERSQP, encoded by the coding sequence ATGAATAACGGTCTGATCCCACTCACAGCCGAGACCGAATCTCTCCTGGAAACGGTGCGCAGCGCCGATATCCTGGTCGGTATTCCCAGCTTCAACAATGCGGGGACCGTCGGCCATGTCGTCCGCGCGGTCGGCGCGGGCTTGGCCAAATATTTTAGCGGCCATCGCGCCGTTCTGGTGAACTCCGACGGGGGCTCCACCGATGGAACCGCCGCGATCGTGGCCCATACCATGGTCGATTTGGAGCCGCTCTTTATCAGCGATCGACAAAGCACGCTGCAGCGCATCGTCACGCCCTATCACGGCATTCCCGGCAAGGGCAGCGCGTTCCGCACGATTTTTGAGATCGCTCGGCGATTGAAAGTCACGGCCTGCGCGGTCGTCGATTCGGACGTGCGCAGCATCACACCTGAGTGGATGGAACTGCTCCTGCACCCCATCCTCAAAGAAGGTTACGACTATGTGGCGCCATATTATCGACGTCACAAGTACGACGGGACCATCACCAACAGCATCGCCTACCCGCTCACCCGCGCGCTGTATGGGCAGGAAGTTCGCCAACCGATCGGCGGGGATTTCGGCTTCACCGGAGAACTGGCCCAACACTATCTTGAAAAACATGTCTGGGAATCTGACGTGGCACGTTTCGGCATCGATATCTGGATGACGACCGAAGCGATCACGAGCGGCGCCAAGGTCTGTCAAAGTTTTCTCGGTGCCAAGATTCATGACCCCAAGGATCCTGCCGCCGACCTCTCATCCATGTTGCGACAGGTCGTCGGCGCCTTGTTTGCCTTGATGGAGTCCCATGCTTCCGGTTGGCTACCGATCACCGGCTCTCGAAAGGTTCCCCTATTCGGCTTCCAATATGAAGTGGGAGTCGAGCCGGTCAACGTCAATGTCGAGCGGATGGTGGACTTCTTTCACCTCGGGCTCACAGATCTCCACGATATTTGGTCGCGCATTCTCTCGGAAGATTCACTGGATCAGCTGTCCCGTCTCCGAGGCGTGCCCATGCGGGACTTTCGCATTCCTGATGCGCTGTGGGCCCAGATCATTTATGACGCCGCTCTGGCGCACCATCGACACGTGCTTCCGCAGGAACATCTCCTGAAAGCGCTGACCCCTCTCTATCTGGGGAAAACCGCATCATTCGTGCTCGATACCCAGGGACTAACAACGGCAGAAGCCGAGCATCTCATCGAATGTCTCTGCCGAACGTTCGAGAAACAGAAAGAATACCTTGTCACCCGTTGGCTTCAGTCTCATGACGCGCGGGAAGTCATCGGTGCCGCTCGCGCAAGGCCTGAAAGGAGTCAGCCATGA
- a CDS encoding glycosyl transferase: MSDFYQNGVVTVLHRLGQSNTEQLEEELERYAKTTPIALVLPSLYAELERPALKRIVETLSEVRYINEIVISLDQASALEFRLAKQFFSQLPQRVRVIWNDGTRIQALLNILVSHEIDVGLQGKGRGCWTAYGYVLARGESQVMALHDCDIVSYDRQYLARLCYPVANPNLAYEFCKGYYSRVTDRMHGRVTRLFITPLIRSLQLLVGPHPLLSFLDSFRYPLAGEFAMVRDLAWINRIPGDWGLEIGMLAEVYRNCALRRICQADIADAYEHKHQTLSTHNPDAGLLKMCVDITKSLFRNLASEGLVLSESTLKTLRATYLQAAQEAISRYENDAAINSLRFDRHEERRAVEVFLRGMMLATDSFLGDPLGVPMISNWSRVTHAVPDIFHRLMDAVEQDHAWDPTAETRQPIP; this comes from the coding sequence GTGTCTGATTTTTATCAAAATGGCGTTGTGACCGTTCTGCATCGTCTTGGGCAGTCCAATACTGAACAACTTGAGGAAGAGCTTGAACGATATGCGAAGACGACTCCAATCGCACTGGTCCTTCCATCGCTCTATGCAGAGCTGGAACGTCCTGCTCTCAAGCGAATCGTCGAGACCCTGAGCGAGGTTCGTTATATCAATGAAATCGTCATTTCCCTGGATCAGGCCTCTGCGTTGGAATTCAGACTGGCCAAGCAATTCTTTTCCCAACTACCCCAACGCGTCCGTGTCATCTGGAATGACGGAACTCGAATTCAAGCTCTTCTAAATATATTGGTTTCGCATGAGATCGACGTCGGTCTACAGGGCAAGGGGCGAGGATGTTGGACTGCCTATGGCTATGTACTGGCGCGAGGGGAAAGCCAGGTGATGGCGCTTCATGACTGCGACATTGTGAGCTATGACCGTCAGTATCTCGCTCGCCTTTGCTACCCCGTGGCCAATCCGAACCTCGCGTACGAGTTCTGCAAGGGGTATTACAGCCGGGTGACGGACCGCATGCATGGCCGTGTCACTCGCCTCTTCATTACCCCGCTGATCCGCAGCCTGCAGTTGCTGGTCGGCCCGCATCCTCTCCTGTCGTTTCTCGACAGTTTTCGGTATCCGCTTGCCGGCGAGTTCGCGATGGTGCGTGATCTGGCGTGGATCAATCGCATTCCCGGTGACTGGGGGCTGGAAATCGGCATGCTGGCCGAGGTGTACCGCAATTGCGCGCTTCGGCGGATCTGCCAGGCGGATATCGCCGATGCGTATGAGCACAAGCATCAAACGCTGTCGACGCACAATCCGGATGCGGGCTTGTTGAAAATGTGCGTCGACATCACGAAATCTCTCTTTCGCAACTTGGCCAGCGAAGGGTTGGTCCTGTCGGAAAGCACGCTCAAGACCTTGCGGGCCACCTACCTCCAGGCAGCCCAAGAAGCCATCAGCCGGTACGAGAATGATGCCGCGATCAACAGTCTGCGCTTTGACCGCCATGAAGAGCGGCGCGCGGTTGAGGTGTTCCTCCGCGGGATGATGTTGGCCACCGACAGCTTTCTCGGGGACCCATTGGGCGTACCTATGATCTCTAACTGGAGCCGGGTCACCCATGCCGTACCCGATATCTTTCATCGGCTCATGGACGCCGTCGAACAAGATCACGCCTGGGACCCAACAGCGGAAACACGGCAACCGATCCCATGA
- a CDS encoding alpha-keto acid decarboxylase family protein, whose translation MSDKATIGTAVLDRLHRLGVRHIFGIPGDYVLSLYQLIEASPITHIGTTREDCAGFAADAYARINGIGAVCVTYCVGGLNTVNAIACAYAERSPVVLLTGSPGLSERTRTPYLHHMVRDFATQREVFERMTVAAVTLDDPLTAEREMDRAFAALLRYRRPIYIEIPRDMVHCPLTGGMKPICIEDTPSDPAALEEAIGEVRIMLASAKRPAMLVGAEVGRFGLQDDLARLVEQLNIPIASTLLGKSIIREDHPLYVGVYGGLIGREEVQQFINDSDCLLILGSILSDVEDLDATSPLLSEGRTIHATADRVAIKHHRYESIKFQDFVQGLVKSPLPSFSRSQRSLPARAEAASSAPTLDAPITLEGLFRHLDTVLTEKTVVIADVGESLFAAADLHVRHRFEFLSPAYYTSMGFAVPAALGASFADPSLRPIVLVGDGAFQMTGTELASCVRYQQTPIVILLNNRGYSTEREILEGPFNDVHEWQYEKVCDLIGGGRGSRVSTQREFEQTLAAAFADQSQLHVLNVLLSPRDRSPGMVRLARRLGKKLSTDKP comes from the coding sequence ATGAGCGACAAAGCTACCATTGGAACCGCCGTGTTGGATCGCCTGCATCGCCTGGGCGTCCGCCATATTTTCGGTATCCCGGGCGACTACGTGCTGTCTCTCTATCAACTGATCGAAGCGTCGCCGATCACACACATCGGGACGACGCGGGAAGATTGCGCCGGCTTTGCGGCTGACGCGTATGCCCGGATCAACGGCATCGGGGCGGTCTGTGTGACCTATTGCGTCGGTGGGTTGAATACTGTCAACGCCATTGCCTGCGCGTATGCCGAACGGTCGCCGGTCGTCCTCCTGACCGGTTCGCCGGGCCTTTCTGAACGAACTCGCACACCCTATTTGCATCATATGGTCCGGGATTTTGCCACGCAACGGGAAGTCTTCGAACGGATGACCGTCGCCGCAGTGACCCTGGATGATCCTCTAACCGCTGAACGAGAGATGGATCGAGCCTTTGCCGCTCTGCTTCGCTACCGTCGCCCCATTTATATCGAGATCCCCAGAGATATGGTTCATTGTCCCCTGACCGGCGGGATGAAGCCGATCTGCATCGAGGATACGCCGAGTGACCCGGCTGCCCTGGAAGAGGCGATCGGTGAAGTGCGGATCATGCTCGCTTCTGCGAAAAGGCCCGCCATGCTTGTCGGCGCGGAAGTCGGTCGGTTCGGACTGCAAGACGATCTGGCTCGGTTGGTGGAGCAACTCAATATTCCGATCGCCTCCACCCTGCTCGGGAAATCAATCATTCGGGAAGATCATCCGCTCTATGTGGGCGTGTACGGTGGGCTCATCGGCCGGGAGGAAGTTCAGCAGTTCATCAATGATTCCGACTGCCTGTTGATCCTGGGATCCATTCTGTCCGATGTGGAAGATCTGGATGCCACATCGCCCTTACTTTCAGAGGGGCGAACCATCCATGCGACAGCCGACCGTGTCGCGATCAAGCATCACCGGTATGAGTCCATCAAGTTCCAGGACTTCGTCCAGGGCCTGGTGAAATCTCCGCTTCCGTCCTTTTCTCGTTCCCAGCGGTCACTCCCGGCCCGAGCTGAGGCCGCATCGTCGGCTCCGACCTTGGACGCGCCGATCACGTTGGAAGGACTCTTTCGGCATCTGGATACGGTGTTGACCGAAAAGACCGTCGTGATTGCCGACGTGGGGGAATCGCTCTTTGCCGCGGCTGACCTGCACGTCCGCCACCGCTTCGAGTTTCTGTCGCCGGCATATTACACATCGATGGGATTCGCTGTTCCTGCTGCGTTAGGGGCCTCGTTCGCCGATCCCAGTCTGCGGCCGATCGTCCTGGTGGGAGACGGTGCCTTTCAGATGACTGGAACCGAACTGGCAAGCTGCGTGCGCTACCAGCAGACTCCGATTGTCATCCTTCTGAACAACCGCGGTTATTCGACGGAGCGGGAGATCTTGGAAGGGCCATTTAACGACGTGCATGAATGGCAATATGAAAAAGTCTGTGATCTCATCGGGGGCGGAAGGGGATCACGCGTGAGCACACAAAGAGAGTTTGAACAGACCCTCGCCGCCGCCTTTGCAGACCAAAGCCAGCTTCATGTCCTCAACGTCCTCTTGAGCCCACGCGATCGTTCCCCGGGGATGGTACGCTTGGCGCGGCGCTTGGGAAAGAAGCTTTCAACTGATAAACCATAG
- a CDS encoding class I SAM-dependent rRNA methyltransferase, with protein sequence MISTAQVRLNSPHIPEGRHLWLYAGHLSPVTGQPEAGGLIDVLTADGRFYGRGLYSPSSKIRVRLLTFQDEPIDERFWKGRIQQAIRLRERVVTHSDAYRVIFGEGDRLPGLIVDRYDQLLVMQTLSVGMESRKDLMADLLIQELKVSSVYLRNDAKSRQLEGLPLEREFLRGNGPTQVHIQEGAAQFVVDVERGQKTGWFCDQRENRLAAAKLAAAAEVLEVFCHTGAFGIHAALAGAASVEGLDASQDTLAMARKHAAMNQVEDRCTYRQADAFEDMRRLVKAGRRYDLVILDPPAFARSKQALAGALAGYKDINLLGLKLLKPDGFLVTCSCSHPVSEVDLWNSIRLAARDAKRDIRLIEQRGQSPDHPILASMPETRYLKCFIVQVF encoded by the coding sequence ATGATCTCAACCGCCCAGGTCCGACTCAATTCACCGCACATCCCAGAGGGCCGCCATCTTTGGCTCTATGCCGGTCATCTGAGTCCGGTCACCGGGCAACCGGAGGCGGGTGGCCTGATCGATGTGCTGACAGCTGACGGCCGATTTTATGGACGCGGTCTCTATAGCCCTTCCTCGAAAATTCGAGTCCGCCTCTTGACGTTTCAGGATGAACCCATCGACGAGCGGTTCTGGAAGGGGAGAATTCAACAAGCGATTCGTCTACGAGAACGGGTGGTCACCCATTCTGATGCCTATCGCGTGATTTTTGGTGAAGGAGATCGACTACCGGGCTTGATCGTCGATCGGTACGATCAGTTGCTGGTCATGCAGACTTTATCCGTGGGGATGGAGAGTCGGAAAGACCTCATGGCGGACTTGCTGATTCAGGAATTGAAGGTCTCGAGCGTCTATTTGCGGAATGATGCCAAGAGCCGGCAACTCGAAGGACTGCCCCTCGAACGCGAGTTTCTTCGCGGCAACGGCCCCACACAAGTCCACATCCAAGAAGGCGCCGCCCAGTTTGTGGTTGATGTGGAACGGGGACAAAAGACCGGGTGGTTTTGCGATCAACGAGAGAATCGGCTGGCGGCTGCCAAATTGGCGGCAGCAGCGGAGGTGTTGGAGGTGTTCTGCCATACCGGTGCCTTCGGCATTCATGCCGCCCTCGCCGGGGCCGCGTCGGTGGAGGGTTTGGATGCCAGCCAAGATACTCTCGCCATGGCACGAAAGCATGCCGCGATGAACCAGGTGGAGGATCGGTGCACGTATCGTCAAGCAGATGCGTTCGAAGACATGCGCCGTTTGGTCAAAGCCGGGCGGCGCTATGATCTTGTCATTCTTGATCCTCCGGCCTTTGCTCGCAGCAAGCAAGCCCTGGCCGGTGCGTTAGCGGGATACAAAGATATCAATCTTCTGGGATTGAAACTGTTGAAACCGGATGGGTTTCTCGTGACATGTAGTTGTTCTCATCCAGTCTCAGAGGTGGATCTCTGGAACAGCATTCGCCTCGCCGCGCGCGACGCCAAGCGAGACATCCGGCTCATCGAACAACGGGGCCAGAGTCCCGATCATCCGATCCTCGCCAGCATGCCGGAGACGCGGTATCTGAAGTGTTTTATCGTTCAAGTGTTTTAA
- a CDS encoding OBAP family protein, which produces MPSISRGVKFHISLALTCVFAACAGNNTASIVGVPGKKVVSPQAPLMETGGVLPQGKSPIDALNMYLDGFHFYNGQIQSQVEAHHFCSIINEEVNQCVIFDGNTKDAKIIGVEYIISKRLFQMLPPEEKKLWHSHVHEVKSGQLVAPGIPQQAEHEFMQKLIGTYGKTWHTWHTDQSLVLPLGHPLLMMGFTADGQAQAGLVASRDRRLQIQSKDKRKDRKGIVAPPIAPGADAWQQGHVLQLTLKSLKQDAVVSHPDDPTKRAPVPTPR; this is translated from the coding sequence ATGCCTTCAATTTCACGTGGCGTGAAATTTCATATCTCTCTGGCCCTCACCTGTGTCTTCGCAGCCTGCGCAGGCAACAACACCGCGTCAATCGTGGGCGTTCCAGGCAAAAAGGTGGTATCGCCACAAGCCCCGCTGATGGAGACGGGAGGGGTTCTACCTCAAGGGAAGTCTCCCATTGACGCCTTGAATATGTATTTGGATGGGTTCCACTTTTACAACGGCCAGATACAGTCACAAGTGGAAGCTCACCATTTCTGCTCCATCATCAACGAAGAGGTGAATCAGTGCGTCATTTTCGACGGGAACACAAAGGACGCCAAGATCATCGGGGTCGAGTACATCATCAGCAAACGGCTCTTTCAGATGCTGCCGCCTGAGGAGAAGAAATTGTGGCACAGCCACGTGCATGAGGTGAAAAGCGGACAACTCGTCGCTCCCGGTATTCCGCAGCAGGCCGAGCACGAGTTCATGCAGAAGTTGATCGGCACCTACGGAAAGACGTGGCACACCTGGCATACCGATCAAAGTCTGGTGCTGCCGTTGGGCCATCCGTTATTGATGATGGGCTTTACCGCCGATGGCCAAGCGCAGGCCGGTCTGGTCGCGTCGCGGGATCGACGCCTCCAGATTCAGAGCAAGGACAAGCGCAAAGACCGAAAAGGCATCGTGGCCCCGCCGATCGCGCCGGGTGCCGATGCCTGGCAGCAGGGACATGTCCTGCAGCTTACACTGAAGTCCCTCAAACAAGATGCCGTCGTGTCCCACCCGGACGATCCAACGAAACGCGCGCCGGTCCCCACACCCAGGTAG
- a CDS encoding molybdopterin-dependent oxidoreductase, whose product MDQALLGFPLWLRINHFINLFCVFLLMRSGVQILMDHPKLYWNDDTTPGTEWIKFGKKVMPRDRLWTSMDEAENINSIVALPGGHHNLGASRNWHFLIVPVWILNGLTYVSLLSVTGQWRRLIPTTWTVWPEAWESILTYTKFQIPPDSAFHPYDALQQLTYAGVVFLVAPLMILTGLCMSPALIARFPWYPTLFGGRQAARSLHFIGLMTLVVYTLVHLTLVVIVHFPEDIGDMVLGSTNPNIALALWIASVALIGVLLFHLWATVYTLRHQRRFQISATTLIEPLIRVVFGRLGSRQHYRKTDISPYFRVNGYPPESEAYRAQAETQFLDWRLVISGLVERPLVLSLADLRALPKQEQITKHNCIQGWSAIAEWGGVRMSTILELCKPLPQARYVVFHAFPQEEYAPLTYYEILTLKDVCDPQTILAYEMNGNVLPIPHGAPCRLRIEIKTGYKMVKYLRAIEIVETYATIGDGQGGYREDHQYYDKVAAI is encoded by the coding sequence ATGGATCAGGCGCTGCTAGGGTTTCCTCTATGGCTTCGGATCAACCATTTCATCAATCTCTTTTGCGTGTTCCTGTTGATGCGGAGCGGCGTGCAGATCCTTATGGATCATCCAAAACTCTACTGGAACGATGACACGACGCCAGGGACGGAATGGATCAAATTCGGTAAGAAAGTGATGCCGAGGGACCGCCTCTGGACCTCGATGGACGAGGCAGAGAATATCAACTCGATCGTCGCCCTCCCCGGGGGACACCATAACCTGGGTGCTTCACGGAATTGGCATTTTCTGATTGTTCCAGTGTGGATACTGAACGGTCTCACTTATGTCAGTTTGCTCAGCGTGACTGGCCAATGGCGACGGCTCATTCCCACAACCTGGACTGTATGGCCCGAAGCGTGGGAGAGCATCCTCACCTATACGAAGTTTCAGATCCCGCCGGACAGCGCTTTTCACCCCTATGATGCCTTGCAGCAACTCACCTATGCGGGGGTGGTCTTTCTCGTCGCTCCACTGATGATCCTCACCGGACTCTGCATGTCGCCCGCGCTTATTGCCCGTTTCCCCTGGTATCCAACACTCTTCGGCGGGCGGCAAGCCGCGCGCAGCCTCCATTTTATAGGGTTAATGACCTTGGTCGTGTATACCCTGGTGCATCTCACGTTGGTAGTGATCGTGCACTTCCCCGAAGATATCGGCGACATGGTGCTGGGCTCAACCAATCCAAATATCGCCCTCGCCCTCTGGATCGCCTCAGTCGCCTTGATCGGCGTCCTGCTCTTTCATCTTTGGGCCACCGTGTATACGCTCCGTCATCAACGACGGTTTCAAATCAGTGCAACCACCCTCATCGAACCACTGATACGGGTTGTCTTCGGACGATTGGGGTCACGACAGCACTACCGGAAAACAGACATTTCACCGTACTTTCGAGTAAATGGGTACCCGCCCGAATCCGAGGCGTACAGAGCGCAGGCTGAGACACAGTTTCTCGACTGGCGCCTGGTCATCAGTGGACTGGTGGAGAGGCCGCTGGTGCTATCTCTTGCAGACCTTCGTGCGCTCCCGAAGCAAGAGCAAATTACTAAACATAATTGTATTCAAGGCTGGTCCGCCATCGCGGAATGGGGAGGGGTCAGGATGAGTACTATCCTGGAGCTGTGCAAGCCCCTACCTCAAGCGCGGTACGTGGTCTTTCACGCGTTTCCGCAGGAAGAGTATGCGCCGCTCACCTACTACGAAATCCTGACGCTCAAAGATGTCTGCGACCCGCAAACCATTCTAGCCTATGAGATGAACGGGAATGTTTTGCCGATTCCCCATGGGGCACCCTGCCGCCTGCGCATCGAAATAAAAACGGGATACAAGATGGTGAAGTATCTTCGTGCGATCGAGATAGTCGAGACCTATGCCACGATTGGGGACGGGCAAGGGGGCTACAGAGAAGATCATCAGTATTACGACAAGGTGGCGGCCATATGA